In the Streptomyces sp. WMMC940 genome, TGCCGAGCCGGAACATGTCGTCCGCCGCGGGGCGCACCAGCGCGCGGGCGCCGTCGGTCCCGTCCGCGACGACATGGCCGAGCCCTCGGACCACCGCCACCGGCAGCCCGGCCGCCTTGCCCTTGACCAGATCGCCGGCCGCGGCGAGTTCGTCGGCGGTGGCGACGACGGTCGCGTCGAGCCGGTTGCCGTGCGCGTCGGTGCCGCCGCGCAGGTCGTCCAGGACCCGTACGCCCGCCGCGCCGACGGCGACGTCGGTGAGCCCCGCCCGCCACGGGCGGCCGAAGGTGTCCGTGATCACCACGCCCACTTCGACGCCGAGCGCCTCCCGCAGTCCTTCCCGGATGCGCGAGGCCGAGGCGTCCGGGTCCTCGGGCAGCAACAGCACGGTCCCGGCGGCGGTGTTGGAGGCGTCCACCCCGGCCGCGGCCATCACCAGCCCCTGCCGGTTCTCGACGATGCGCAGGGCACCGCGGCGGGCCACCACCCGTACCGTCTCCGCGTCGATGGCCGCCTCACGGTCGCGGGCCTCGACGATCCGGCCCTCCGCCTTGCTCACGATCTTCGAGGTGACGAGCAGGACGTCGCCGTCCACCAGTCCGGGCTCACCGGCCGCGATCAGTTTCGCGACGTCGTCTCCGGGCCGAACCTCGGGCAGTCCCCGCAGCGCCCACACCCGGTAGGACGGTGCGGTCATCCGCGGACCTCCTCGGCGAGCGCCAGCGCCTCGCGCGCCATCGCGGCCGTGGCGTCGAGGTCGGTCATCATCAGCGGCACCGCCCGGCAGCGGATCCCGGCCTCCTCGACCTCGGCCACCGCGGTCGCGTCCACCGTGTCCACGAGCCAGCCGTCCAGCAGCCCCGACCCGTAGTGCCGCGCCACGGCGGCGGCCGTCGACTCGACGCCGACCGCGGCCAGCACCTTGTCGGCCATGCCGCGCACGGGGGCGTCGCCGACGATGGGGGAGAGCCCCACGACCGGAACGCCCGCGTCGGCGATCGCCTCACGGATTCCCGGCACCGCCAGGATCGTCCCCACGCTCACGACGGGGTTCGACGGCGGGAAGAGGATGACGTCGGCCTCGGCGATCGCCTCCAGCACGCCGGGTGCGGGCTTGGCCTGCTCTGCCCCGACGGGCACGACGGCCTGCGCGTCGACGGACGCCCGCAGCCTGACCCAGTACTCCTGGAAGTGGACGGCCCGGCGTTCGCCGTCGACATCGACGGCGACATGGGTCTCGACCCGGTCGTCGGACATCGGCAGCAGCCGCACCCCGGGCTGCCACCGCGTGCACAGCGCCTCGGTGACGGCGCTCAGCGGATA is a window encoding:
- the cofD gene encoding 2-phospho-L-lactate transferase, whose translation is MRIVVLAGGIGGARFLRGLKAAAPEADITVIGNTGDDIHLFGLKVCPDLDTVMYTLGGGINEEQGWGRSEETFQVKSELAAYGVGPEWFGLGDRDFATHIVRTQMLGAGYPLSAVTEALCTRWQPGVRLLPMSDDRVETHVAVDVDGERRAVHFQEYWVRLRASVDAQAVVPVGAEQAKPAPGVLEAIAEADVILFPPSNPVVSVGTILAVPGIREAIADAGVPVVGLSPIVGDAPVRGMADKVLAAVGVESTAAAVARHYGSGLLDGWLVDTVDATAVAEVEEAGIRCRAVPLMMTDLDATAAMAREALALAEEVRG
- a CDS encoding coenzyme F420-0:L-glutamate ligase, with the translated sequence MTAPSYRVWALRGLPEVRPGDDVAKLIAAGEPGLVDGDVLLVTSKIVSKAEGRIVEARDREAAIDAETVRVVARRGALRIVENRQGLVMAAAGVDASNTAAGTVLLLPEDPDASASRIREGLREALGVEVGVVITDTFGRPWRAGLTDVAVGAAGVRVLDDLRGGTDAHGNRLDATVVATADELAAAGDLVKGKAAGLPVAVVRGLGHVVADGTDGARALVRPAADDMFRLGTSEAVREAVTQRRTVRAFTDEPVDPGAVRRAVAAAVTAPAPHHTTPWRFVLLESEPARLRLLDAMRDVWIADLRRDGKSEESIAQRVRRGDVLRNAPYLAVPCMVVDGSHHYGDGRRDAAEREMFVVATGAGVQNFLVALAGERLGSAWVSSTMFCRDVVREVLDLPSDWDPMGAVAIGHAAQAPRDRPARDAEAFVEVR